Proteins encoded within one genomic window of Triticum aestivum cultivar Chinese Spring chromosome 2D, IWGSC CS RefSeq v2.1, whole genome shotgun sequence:
- the LOC123054033 gene encoding plasmodesmata-located protein 8, whose translation MCTFVSPSSAMHLRSQLRRGRVAAAAAAAILLVIGLGAGFTGADTDTFIYAGCSPSKYQPGTPYEGNLKSLLASITDAAPNAAYSSFANGTGDGAAAYGLYQCRGDLGNAECAACVRDALAQLGQVCPGAYAASLQLEGCYVRYDGTNFVGRPDTAMVYRKCSASTSADAGFLRDRDAVLGALQAAAADGYRVGSSGSVQGVSQCLGDLAAADCTGCLAQAVGQLKGACGTALAADVHLAQCYVRYWASGYYFRPSQDYSQDDVGRTLAIIIGILAGLALIVVFISFLKKSC comes from the exons ATGTGCACGTTCGTCTCGCCATCGTCGGCCATGCACCTTCGCAGCCAACTCCGCCGTgggcgcgtcgccgccgccgccgccgccgccatcctgcTCGTGATCGGCCTCGGCGCCGGGTTCACGGGGGCGGACACCGACACGTTCATCTACGCGGGGTGCTCGCCGTCCAAGTACCAGCCGGGGACCCCCTACGAGGGCAACCTCAAGTCGCTCCTCGCCTCCATCACCGACGCGGCGCCCAACGCCGCGTACAGCAGCTTCGCCAACGGCACGGGCGACGGCGCCGCCGCGTACGGGCTCTACCAGTGCCGCGGCGACCTGGGCAACGCCGAGTGCGCGGCGTGCGTGCGGGACGCGCTGGCGCAGCTCGGCCAGGTGTGCCCGGGCGCCTACGCGGCGTCGCTGCAGCTGGAGGGGTGCTACGTGCGCTACGACGGCACCAACTTCGTGGGCCGGCCGGACACGGCCATGGTGTACCGCAAGTGCAGCGCCAGCACCAGCGCCGACGCCGGCTTCCTCCGGGACCGGGACGCCGTGCTGGGCGCGCTCCAGGCTGCGGCGGCCGACGGGTACAGGGTGGGCAGCTCCGGTAGCGTGCAGGGGGTCTCGCAGTGCCTGGGCGACCTGGCCGCCGCCGACTGCACGGGGTGCCTTGCGCAGGCGGTCGGGCAGCTCAAGGGCGCCTGCGGCACGGCGCTCGCCGCCGACGTGCACCTGGCGCAGTGCTACGTCCGGTACTGGGCCAGCGGCTACTACTTCCGGCCGTCACAAG ATTATTCGCAAGATGACGTGGGGCGGACTCTGGCCATAATCATAGGCATCTTGGCAGGGCTGGCCCTCATCGTGGTCTTCATCTCCTTCCTCAAGAAATCAT GTTAA
- the LOC100127067 gene encoding vacuolar-processing enzyme beta-isozyme 1 → MMNSRVAMAAWWVCGLLPLLADAAKGNSEPLIRLPTENGHAPAPAPGPAASAAGEEVTKWAVLVAGSSGYENYRHQADVCHAYQILKKGGLKDENIVVFMYDDIANSPDNPRRGTVINHPKGKDVYHGVPKDYTGDQVTAKNFYAVLLGNKTAVTGGSRKVINSKPEDHIFIFYSDHGSPGSLGMPNGPDVYADDFIKVLRQKHASKSYSKMVIYVEACESGSIFEGLMPQDYNIYVTAASNAVESSWAAYCPDDGTPPPPEYFTCLGDLYSVSWMEDSETQNLKNETIKQQYEVVKARTAPRNESIRGSHVMEYGDKTFKEDMLFLYQGFDPAKSSIRNRPLPMPSLKGAIKQRDADILFMWKKYGKLNGGSEEKQRALREVKETVLHRKHLDSSIDFIGKLVFGFDKGPLVLEAARGSGQPLVDDWDCLKTMVRVFESQCGSLTQYGMKHTRAFANMCNNGVSEAEMKEASISACDGYDMGRWSPLVRGYSA, encoded by the exons ATGATGAACTCGAGGGTGGCGATGGCTGCGTGGTGGGTTTGTGGACTCCTCCCGCTCCTGGCGGATGCGGCCAAGGGGAACTCGGAGCCGCTGATCCGGCTGCCGACGGAGAATGGGCATGCCCCTGCCCCTGCGCCTGGCCCTGCCGCGTCGGCGGCGGGTGAAGAGGTGACGAAGTGGGCCGTGCTCGTTGCCGGCTCCTCCGGCTACGAGAACTACCGGCACCAG GCCGATGTGTGCCACGCGTACCAGATCCTGAAGAAGGGGGGGCTAAAGGATGAGAACATTGTGGTGTTTATGTACGATGACATCGCCAACAGCCCCGACAACCCAAGGCGTGGAACCGTCATCAACCATCCCAAAGGCAAAGATGTTTACCATGGTGTTCCCAAG GACTACACTGGTGACCAGGTCACTGCTAAGAACTTTTATGCGGTTCTCCTGGGGAACAAAACCGCGGTTACCGGAGGGAGTAGGAAGGTGATAAACAGCAAACCAGAGGATCACATCTTCATCTTCTACTCGGATCATGGGTCTCCTGGTTCACTTG GTATGCCCAACGGGCCAGATGTTTATGCTGACGACTTCATCAAAGTGTTACGGCAAAAGCATGCTTCCAAAAGCTATTCGAAAATG GTCATATATGTTGAAGCGTGTGAAAGTGGCAGCATCTTTGAGGGTTTGATGCCACAAGATTACAATATTTATGTTACAGCGGCATCAAATGCGGTAGAAAGTAGCTGGGCAGCATACTGCCCTGATGATGGAACGCCACCTCCTCCTGAATATTTTACCTGTTTAGGTGACTTATACAGTGTTTCTTGGATGGAAGACAG TGAAACTCAAAATCTAAAGAACGAAACCATCAAGCAGCAGTACGAGGTGGTTAAAGCGAGAACGGCACCCCGAAATGAGTCCATTAGAGGTTCTCATGTCATGGAGTATGGCGACAAGACTTTCAAGGAGGACATGCTTTTCCTCTACCAAGGTTTCGATCCGGCGAAGTCAAGCATCAGAAACAGGCCGCTGCCTATGCCCAGCCTCAAGGGTGCAATCAAGCAAAGAGATGCCGATATTCTCTTCATGTGGAAGAAG TATGGGAAGTTGAATGGGGGATCAGAAGAGAAGCAGAGGGCCCTCAGGGAGGTCAAAGAAACCGTGCTGCACAGGAAGCATCTGGACAGCAGTATCGATTTCATCGGGAAGCTTGTCTTTGGGTTCGACAAGGGGCCTTTGGTGCTCGAGGCTGCTAGAGGCTCTGGCCAGCCATTGGTCGACGATTGGGATTGTCTGAAGACGATG GTGCGAGTGTTCGAGTCCCAGTGCGGATCACTCACTCAGTACGGCATGAAACACACGAGGGCGTTCGCAAACATGTGCAACAATGGCGTCTCCGAGGCCGAGATGAAGGAGGCGAGCATCAGCGCTTGCGACGGCTACGACATGGGGAGGTGGAGCCCGTTGGTTCGAGGCTACAGCGCCTGA